The Pyrus communis chromosome 12, drPyrComm1.1, whole genome shotgun sequence genomic sequence GCCACTCAACAATGCCACTCCTGGTTGGTTGCTCGGCATTGGCGTAGACTTCGAATGCCTCAAATTCCAGAAGATAATCTGCGGCACCGCATTCCCATACCCTTTCTCAGTATACTTCCTCTGTATAGCCTGGTAATCAGTCTCCCAAGGCCCGCTAGTTGAAGCCTGATCAAACTCCATGTCGCTAAACACGAAGATCCTCTTTATCATCTGCTCCGGCTTCAATTTCCCGTTCACCGCCACTTGGAGAATCAAATCAAACACCTTTTGGAAATTCGTGATGCGTCCCCATTCCATCGTCCTTATAAAGTTGCACTTGGAGCTTAGATCATGGCCTTGTATCTGATGCAGCTGAGGGTTGTGACTGAAAGTGATGACCTTCCCCTTCCATGGCTCATCAATCAGTTCGGACACCAACAATCCCAAAGCCACGGAAACCTCCATCGGGGTCCCATTCATGCTGCCGGAGACGTCACACACAGCCAAACAGTTCTTCATCTTCCCTTGCTTCAACAGATCATCCACCATTCTCTTCCATTGAAGCTCGGCCACCTGACCGCCATCTCCATGATTCAGAGACTCTATGATCTCGTGCGGAAGCAGAGCACCCGCAGCAATGGTGGACTTTCCTGCCTTAACATCCGCCAAATACTTCTTAAACCTCTCCTCATCGTGCTTCAAGAATTTCTCCTTGTAAAACTTCATGGCCACAGAGGCCACTCGGTTGTAAGGAATCAAACCCCACTGATTAGCACCGATATAAACCTCTGGCAACTCCAACACCTTCCTCAGCGGCACCAACACCTCCTTCCTCAGCCGGTCTCTCACTCTGTACGCATAATGTGCCTCCTCAACCCCTTCGTACTCCAGGTACGATTCTCTCGGGAAAACCTTCTTGGCAATGCTTTCGCACAACAGAGTGGCCTTATCGAAGGAGGAATCAATTGAAGGGCACCACTTGGCTGCCAGGCTGATCTTCTTGTACTGATTGGCCTTGAAATTTTCCATATCGGACTTCAAACACTCTGCGAAAAGGTCCGAAACCCTCTCGTACAGAAATCGGAAATCAGGGTCACGCTCGTACCTTACAATGGCTTTCTTGGCCATGGCagccttcttctccttcctcaaAACGCTCGCATTTTCCTTCTCTGATTGTGCCCTTTCCTTTGCCATTTGTATCCTTGCCTCTTTAGATTGCCCATCCCCTCGACCATATTTTCTAT encodes the following:
- the LOC137709686 gene encoding uncharacterized protein; translated protein: MAPPSLLGPPELRAPTPPPQAQPVAPSGNPFVDLMVANYNDAAKVPVIAPPMGYTENGASTFLNSGNPCVDFFFHVVPTTPASYFNTQLPLAWAHDDLTTLKLICNLRGVRGTGKSDKERFYTAAFWLHKYHPKTLACNVASFAEFGYFKDLPEILYRLLEGEEVRKKQKAEWNIRKSGAGRTRRGRRMRGHGRPLRYEPPPSTYGNSPFYSAPPSPSPYGGYSAPHQHPWGLKPPFSGGRGRRSSNRKYGRGDGQSKEARIQMAKERAQSEKENASVLRKEKKAAMAKKAIVRYERDPDFRFLYERVSDLFAECLKSDMENFKANQYKKISLAAKWCPSIDSSFDKATLLCESIAKKVFPRESYLEYEGVEEAHYAYRVRDRLRKEVLVPLRKVLELPEVYIGANQWGLIPYNRVASVAMKFYKEKFLKHDEERFKKYLADVKAGKSTIAAGALLPHEIIESLNHGDGGQVAELQWKRMVDDLLKQGKMKNCLAVCDVSGSMNGTPMEVSVALGLLVSELIDEPWKGKVITFSHNPQLHQIQGHDLSSKCNFIRTMEWGRITNFQKVFDLILQVAVNGKLKPEQMIKRIFVFSDMEFDQASTSGPWETDYQAIQRKYTEKGYGNAVPQIIFWNLRHSKSTPMPSNQPGVALLSGFSKNLMKLFLDNEGEVRPDLVMEAAISGEEYQKLAVLD